TCTTGGAGCCCACTACCTAGGCCAGAGAGGGTCTTGACCTCCTGGGTGATCCTTTTGTCACTTGCTGAGATTGCAGGAGTCTGTCACCATCTCCAGCTCTCAATGGAAAAGTCAGAAAGCATTGGCCAGACATCTAAAGAAATCAACCCTGCAAACTCCAGGAAGTTGGGAAGTCATCGTTTCTCTTTCAATCACTTCACTTTAAGGGATACTTCTAAAATAATCCTATCTCCCACCCACAGGACTTAGGTATTTGGTGGTGCAACACCCCCGCGCTGCTGTCCATGGTCCTGAACCACACCTTGGGGTTCCTTTCAGAGTCCTTTAATGagacataaaagaaacaaaacaaaacaaaacaaaaagcagaaagtgGAGAGGTTGTTGAGAAGAAaaggtttttgcttgtttttagcaattttcaaattctctCACTCAATGATAAAACCTGGGAAAGATTAAACGAGTCAATGATCTTAAGCCCAGATTCATCTTTGCAACTTCAGTCTCCTGTGTAGAAGGGTACTTGTTACCTCAGCCTGGAGCTTCTCACCCTCCTcgcctttctctccctccataaCCTTTCAATATGGAATAGTTTTTGAAAGTGGCTACAAATAGTTTGACACTTGTCCCATCAAATCTGTGACATAGGTTACTCTGCCTGGGGACTGATTCTTTTGAACTAATAGGGTACATGTGTGCAGCGCCCTGTGACCTTTCAGTGGCACAACTTCTGCTTGGTCCTATTGCAAAATCTGCTTTCTGAATGCTCCCTTTGCGATACCTCCTTGAGAATCCAGTTCCTACACTGTGAAGGGTCTGAAGCACATTCAATGCAGGAACTAAGTCTGACTCATCTTAGTCATCCAAGTCCAGGTACCAGACACGTGTATGAGGAACTTTTAAAAGGTCCCAGACTTTAGCCATTCAAGCAAGTCATTTGAACAATCTCAGCTCAGACTTCTAGATTTCGTGGAGGCAGAAAACAGTTATCCTTTCACAGAGCTGCCTGAATTCCTGACCCACAGACTCTGAaagcacagaaaaaagaaatggctctttatatatatatattttttttctaaaaatcagTTTAACCTAGAAACAAAAGGTTTGATACACACTTTCAGTTGATGAAAAAGTCCTCTTCAGGTGCATGAATAAAAATCCTTATACTCATCCTTACTTATTATAACAATGTGTTtgtttatacatatttttctgtgatgtataacaaaatattttaaaatgttttggttttggaaCTCCCACTTACACAATGTTTAATGACTATATCCATCCTCCAGCACTTCCTTTATCGTCCCTTTGCcatctttcttctcctccaaGCTTCATGTCTGCTCTTTTCTTAATTCTTGAGAATAACCCTTTGTTCCAGTTAGTGCAGCTCTTATAGACATAGGCGTGTGGCTATCCACTGGGGCTTGAGCAGCCCACCAGAGACCACACCCCCAAAAGAAAGTGACTCTCCTTTTCCCAGTAGTTACTTACTGCGGGTAGCTCCTTGGCTAGGAGTGAAGCTGATGAGTCCTTTCACTCTCTGTGCTAAAGTGTCAACTGGCTTGATTTTGCACTGGTGACCTTAGCTGTTGTGAGTCGTGTGTGACAGTCACATCCTGAAGCCAGCAGTTCATCGCTTCCTTTCCCACCACctgctcttacattctttctgccccctcttcgtAGAGGTTTCCTGAGCCTTGCTGGTAAGAGGCTGATGCAGATGACCCGCATATAGCTGAGAATACAGAGGTATTTATATTCAGGAATTGATGGCAAAACAGTTTAAGGTCACCGAAGCAGATTTGCAACAAGTTGCTGAAGATCTAAGTTGCATGTATCCATAAAGTCCCTGGGTATATGGTTTTAGACATTGGCTAACCATCCAATGGTTTCCAGGTCTCAGCATCCTTTCAGCCCCTGACGATGGAAGTGGGACTTGAAATAAATTCGGGGAGTCTCCCCCTGAATTGACTCATGGGGGACTTTGGGAAGGTGATGTGGGAGGGGGAAAGTTTTGACTTTAGTGACTCTCTAGGTTATTCTGACTTCAGAGACTCTGCCTGGAGTTACACTGCACATTACCTCACACACATAATTACAATATCTGAAGTTCACAGGAGCTCTTTCCTTCCTAAACCAAAGAAGCTAATATCTCTGAGCCTTTAATCAGTGATGAGCCCCAATATGAGAAATTTTGAGGAGTCAAccttgatttttctttaattatgaaagaagagagaagacacgCTTGCGAGCTTTAGAGCAGCACAATTGTGGAGGTGAGTTTATGATGCCGTACAGGAGAGCTGCATGTACAGACCCTGCCTGCAGAGTAGAGGGCACGTCGATAAATTCAcatgcagaaaaataaatgaactatTTGAAACTCAGTTTGGGTATCAAATTTTAGACTGAGTGCACCATAgcagaccaaaaagaaaaaaagaaaagaaaaaaaaatgtaagatacTGAGTGGAGCTGGCCTCACTCTTTGCCACTGCTggtaatcccagctacttgggaggctgagacagattGCAAACCTGAAGTCTGGACTACAATGAGCTCAAGGTCAGCAGGGCAATCGAGTAAGACTCTCTTTCAAAATAAAGAGTTACAAGAGGGCTGAGAACCCAGACATGAGactctgggttcaatttccagtccTGAGTTCTGGTGTCCCAACCCTAAAACCTTGTCTGAGCTATAGGATCAGCTATATGAGCTATATGAGCGACAAACTCTCCATCTCTATTAAAgactgaaaagaaattaaaatattatagtcAAAATAAAGATACAcagaatggctggagagatggctcagtggttaagagcatttgctgttcatacatccacatggtggctcacaaccatccataacttcaGCGCCTGAagtctgatgcccacttctgacctccatgggcatctCCATACACTAAGGCACCCATGATTACACACGTACAGttttagaaaaatgcaaagaaaatgaaaatcaagcaGGAAATAAAGGTTATTTAAACAAATGACATGTATGGACCTCCCTCAGAAACACAGCACCAATCAGTACAATTCCTGAAATGGAAGAATTAAATCATGACATTgagtttttccatttcctttttctaatttcatccatgCGTTTGTTTCCTGCTTTTATATAAACCAAATGATGAAAGTTTTGACATTATTGAAGGGATTAATATATTTCTGAAATCCTGGGTTAGCACTCAATGCACTTACCCTCTGTAAATTCCCCCAGATACAGTGTGAAATCCAGACCAAGAGCAGAGATGGATTCTCACCAGCTGATTGCCAGtaattgatttttctcaaagctGCTATGAGATGCACCCAAGCGTGGGTCATTGCCTGCTCCACCCAGCTGTAGTGAACCCGGAGAAGGAGACCTTTATTAGGTAAGCTGTACATTCATGTAATGCAGTAGCAGCTAATTAAAAATTTCCCCTTTGTGTGTAAGCCAAAATTGCTTAAAATTCTGTACAAGTAGGAGTCTCTTCATACTGCTTTAGATGAGGATATTTTCCTACATGTTGGCTTGGGGCCGGGAGGAGGTCAGAAATCtgcaatattttaattacatcttGGAAAGAATAGCTCTCCGTGCTTGATACCCGTGATTGAGCAGAGAAGTCCCCAAACTGTGAGAACTCAGTTAAGGAGAATGTTTATCGCCGTGGTTCTCTCTGAGCGTGCACAGAGCTGTGGAGTGAGTACCCTGCTTACATTCCATAGAATCTCACTATTGTGCCTTTCAATCCATCATCAAAAATAGGACTGACTCCATGGAATCAGCAGCCCTGAGAACACAGTAACTACACAGGCCTCTCCCTACTTCCCAGAACTGCTGCAGCAGgaccttcatttaaaaaaaaaaaaaaaaaatcctggggcCAGAGAAGCCTCAATCCAGCGGATTCAGTTATCTTGTATCATTGATACCAAAGCTGCAAGAATGTGTCTCCTATGGTTTGGGTGATTTTGCAGAGGAGGCCTTCAAATATTTGTAACTATGCaggtatattaaaataattataatccttcaatttaaaaaaaatccacaagttttcattttcctttaagcaTTGTTCCAAACTGTCACAATTAACTGAGTTTCTGATGGTTTCTCTAGGGATGACCTATTTATATTAAGGAACATGtctgttgatatatatatatcaactgaTATAATAACTGACATTTTTCTGATTGTCTTGGTAACATCACACATAGACCATTTTCCCATTTTAACAGGTAGGTATCAAATCTGCACCGAAGACATGTAAAATTTTAATTCTCACAATCATGACTGTATTCAAGACATCAATATGTCATTTTAGTTCTGGTAGTGCTTCTAGTCAATGTTTTAAAATGCAGTCAGCTTTCCTTTATTCATGTCACAAGTGGTTTCTAGCTGTCCTAGAGATGGCAGCATTGAGCAACTTATTTAGTAATCGGTTGCCTGCCTGTTCTGTGAATTTTCTGTTGGGTGTAAATTTTCATTACAATACACAAGGACTAATTTAGCATAAGGTGACAGGATAATACACGTATCTACTCAACACTACTTCACTTGGGTTTCACAAAAGCCTACCTTCCTCTTCTATATATTTAAGTGAATCAAACGTGAATTTGCATTCCCAGAGTTATCTCAACccatgaattagaaaaaaaaaaaatcaaagaactgAATTTACACTGTAGTACAATTTGAATATTAGCTACATTTAAGATTTGTAATAAAACTCTagtgaggtgtgtgtatgtgtgtgtgtgcgtgtgtgtgtgtgtgtgtgtgtgtgtatggtgaacTTGAGATTGGTGAGCATTTTGTTACAAtgatctggtgtgtgtgtgtgtgtgtgtgtgtgtgtcgtgtgtctgtgtacataacTGGGGATCCGATCTGGGGCCTTGGATACCTCGAAGCAGTTGTTCTACTTCCTCTTCAGTCATAACAACATTACTTCCATATCATGAAAATCATAACGTTCTGTGTAGATGACTTATAAAAATCTTCCAGATTAAATTGCCTTTTATGTTGTCCTCTCCTTCGAGAAAATACTGTTTCCCCCATAAAGGTAtgtacttttttttccctctctcctttttgtttgttcttggttGGTGATAGAGGGCAGGAAGGAAGTAATTTTAAAGGTGAAAGTCTGGATTTGAAGAGCTTTCCTACTGAGAAACCCCCTCCTGTAAAAAGCCCCTTGAACTAATCGAGACTAAGCAGTTGCTAGACTAAACTAGCTGTTCATtgtttattctctttctctcagttATTCTGCTACACTAACTTCAGACATCTCTAGTTGGCATCCTCCCATCCCCTAAAGCATTTCAAACCATTAgaatcctctttttttcttttcttttttttctttttctttttatatttctattgctGCCTCGGTACCTTTTCCAAATTACTTGCTATTTATAGCCTTCCTGTAGTGGGCACGAGTGCCCGCATCACCAAACTGTCAGAGGGGGAAAATGAGGGCTTTCAATTCAATGTGTGTACCGCATAATACAGTAACCAGGTTTAGAAGAATCTGCATGATAAAGGAGGTGGAAAGAGAAACCGGAGGCTACGAGGCTTTCCAGAGGAGGTGGCACCTACAGATGCAGGATACCCCAATTCAAGTACCGCAAACGATTGAATGGCGCCAGTGCCTACGTCTGTACCCtcaccctctctccccctttACCGCATCTGTGCAAAACGGGAAAGACAGGCAATTCCACCAATCAGCAGGCTGCCCCAGGAACCTCACCCCGCCTCTCTCCCCGCATTATGCTGAGCCGCGCTGCCCCCTTCCCCCGCCCCCTACTCCCCTACTCCAGGCCAGGCAGTCTAGTGAACTGAGCATGCCCAGCACCTTCACCGCTGCGTCTCCCCGCGAACGTCCTGCAGTGCCGGAGAGCTGGAGGCTGAGGGGGTTCCTGGCGTAGGAAAGGTGGCGGAAACCTAGAACCGCCCATGGCTAGAGTAGAATGGCTTTAAGCACTGGGTCCAACGTCACCTTTGTGAGTTTTTAATGCAGGTTGGGCTAGATAGGGACATCCTACTTGATTTATAGGTCACCTTAAAAAAACAACTTTGGGGAGCGTCTGCTTGTGGTGAGACTGAGAAACAGGCTTTGCAACTAGGCTGCTGACCCGTTTTCATCAAGAAGTACCCATTTTTCTGTACAGCCTAGCCACTTATCCTCGTGGTCAAGGTTAAAAATGTATAGGGTCGTCCAATTCACGTGCAAACTATGAAACAAACATCTGCTAAGACGCACACAGTAGGGGTTGGACCTAGGAACTCTCTGAAAGCCctttacatcttaaaaaaaatcacaaatacaCTTACGACTGTGATAAGGAGTGCCTGGTtttcttcaccaccaccacccccaaatcCTTTGCACTAATACTAAGTGTGAATCCCTGTTCACCTGCATGAAAGGTGACATTTACAATTTATTTACTTAGTGATCAGCGGCTAATAGTGCCAGGCGTGAGATCCCAGGTCTTGATTCCGAGAGACCCTAACCCAGCCGACAGTCACTGCCCTTGGGCATCCCTCTGTTCCTTCCAGGTGCCTCGCCGCGGCTCGTCCGGAGATTCCAGGTGGAGGACTGGCCCAGAAGTCCTTTAGAAAACCTTACAAAAATGTAGATTTCCCTATTAGGGCTTCTCATCCACTGCCTCCCGGGGGTCGCCTTTACCTGTTGGGTAACAGCTAGCAGGTCACCCCCCTCCGCCCCAACGCCCCCACCCCCTCGGGGCTCTGCAGCCGCAGTGCACCCcctctcactgccccctccctcaCTCCTGCGTCTTCCCCGGATCGCCCCCTCCCGTTTTCCCAGACTCCCCTCCTGCTTTCCGGTAGCCACCCAAACACGCCCGCCCTCCCGCCGCGGGGATTCCTGCGGGCCGGGGGGCGCCCTGGGTGGCGCGGGCATGGGAGGCGCAGCGCCCCGGGCTCTGCTGGCCACGCAGGGGCGCTGCCCGAGCGCTGCAGCAAAGGGCCAGCGCGGGCGCCTCTGCGGCACGGCCCGGGGGTGGAGAGGGGCGGGCGTGGGGCGGGCTGGGCTGGGAATGTAGAgcgagcagggagagggagagagccccGGGTTGGAGCCTCCCGGCGGCGGCCGGGCTGCAGAGAGAGCGCAGAGGCTCCGTCACGTGTTTTGCTCCTCTGGAGTGAGACGGCGGCGCGGTCTGAAGAGGGCCGGCGCGCGGTGCcagccgccgcagccgccgcttGTTTTGGTTGGGGCTCTCGGCAACTCTccgaggaggagggagaaggaggagggagaaggaggaggagggaggaggagagaagtaaCTGCGGCGGCTGCGCCTCCCGAGGACCGGGCGTCTTCCCCGATCTCTTCccaaacctccccccccccccactcccccgccTCCCTCCctcgtcccctcccctcccttgcgGACTGGAGCTAGGGGCAGGGATGAGCCTGTCCCTCTGGACCGTCCCCTGCTCCCTCGGCTGCCCAGTAGCGTTGCGCGTGGAAAAGCCACTTTCCCCGCCCGCCGAGATGGGCTCGAGTGCGGGTTGCAGAGGACGCGTCCtcgggcggcagcagcagcagcagcagcaacagccgCAGCGCCGCGGTCTCTGCGATTGAGCTGGTATTTGGGCGGCTGGTGGCGGCGGGGACGGTTggagggtgggaggaggcagaggaggaggtggagaaggaggaggagggagaaccCCGTGCAACGTTGGGACTTGGCAGCCCGCCTCCCCCTGCCCAAGGATATTTAATTTGCCTCGGGAATCGCTACTTCCAGAGGGGAACTCGGGAGGGAAGGCGCGCGCGCCTAGAGGGCCAAGCGGGGACTCCTCGGGCCATCGCTGCCTCCCTGCATCGGACTCGACCAGGGGCGGCAAGGGATGTAGCTTCTTCTCTGCTTCAGGGACTGGGGGAGACTTAGTCCTCGGAAGATTGCGGCTGCACTCACCCTAGACCCACTGCCTTTCCCTCTGGGCATGAAACGCCCTTAAACTCGGATCAGGCTATCTTCCTTGGCGCAGCTACCTCGTCCTTCGGCTGCCCCTCCCCAGCGCCAGGAACAGCGTGAATTTCGGAGTCAGGGTTTCTGCTTGCTTCCTTCGGGCCGGAGTGCATGTGCGGAGCCCGCACCGAGAAGCCACCCTTCACCCAGTTTTTCGACACCTCCCTCTGCTCCGCAGCAGCATGGCGAGCCCTCCGGATACCGATGGCTTCTCAGACGTGCGCAAGGTGGGCTACCTGCGCAAACCCAAGAGTATGCATAAGCGCTTTTTCGTGCTGCGGGCGGCCAGCGAGGCCGGGGGCCCGGCGCGCCTGGAGTATTATGAGAACGAGAAGAAGTGGCGGCACAAGTCGAGCGCCCCCAAACGCTCTATCCCCCTAGAGAGCTGTTTCAACATCAACAAGCGGGCTGACTCCAAGAACAAGCACCTGGTGGCTCTCTACACCCGAGACGAACACTTTGCCATTGCGGCGGATAGCGAGGCTGAGCAAGACAGCTGGTACCAGGCTCTTCTGCAGCTGCATAATCGGGCAAAGGCCCACCATGACGGGGCTGGAGGAGGCTGCGGTGGTAGCTGCAGCGGCAGCTCTGGTGTCGGAGAGGCAGGGGAGGACTTGAGCTATGACACGGGCCCAGGACCCGCGTTCAAGGAGGTCTGGCAGGTTATCCTGAAACCCAAGGGCTTGGGTCAGACAAAGAACCTGATTGGCATCTACCGCCTCTGCCTGACCAGCAAGACCATCAGCTTTGTGAAGCTGAACTCGGAGGCAGCCGCTGTGGTGCTGCAGCTGATGAACATCAGACGCTGTGGTCACTCAGAGAACTTCTTCTTCATCGAGGTGGGGCGTTCAGCTGTGACAGGGCCCGGCGAGTTCTGGATGCAAGTGGATGACTCCGTGGTGGCCCAGAACATGCATGAGACCATTCTAGAGGCCATGCGGGCCATGAGCGATGAGTTTCGCCCGCGCAGCAAAAGCCAGTCTTCATCCAGCTGCTCCAACCCCATCAGTGTTCCCCTGCGCAGGCACCATCTCAACAATCCTCCACCCAGCCAGGTGGGACTGACTCGGAGATCTCGAACCGAGAGCATCACTGCCACCTCCCCTGCCAGTATGGTGGGTGGGAAACCAGGTTCCTTCCGGGTGCGTGCCTCCAGCGATGGCGAAGGCACCATGTCCCGTCCAGCATCAGTGGATGGAAGTCCTGTGAGCCCTAGCACCAACAGGACCCACGCCCATCGGCATCGAGGCAGCTCCAGGCTGCACCCCCCACTCAACCACAGCCGCTCCATCCCCATGCCTTCTTCGCGATGCTCGCCTTCAGCCACCAGCCCAGTGAGTCTGTCATCCAGTAGTACCAGTGGCCATGGCTCCACTTCAGACTGTCTCTTCCCGAGGCGCTCTAGTGCTTCCGTGTCCGGTTCTCCTAGCGATGGCGGTTTCATCTCTTCTGATGAGTATGGTTCTAGTCCCTGCGATTTCCGAAGTTCCTTCCGTAGTGTCACCCCAGATTCcctgggacacaccccaccagccAGGGGTGAGGAAGAGCTAAGCAACTATATCTGCATGGGGGGCAAGGGAGCCTCCACCTTGACAGCACCCAATGGTCACTACATTTTGTCCAGGGGTGGCAACGGCCATCGCTACATCCCAGGTGCTAACTTGGGGACAAGCCCAGCACTGACTGGAGATGAAGCCGCAGGTGCAGCAGATCTGGATAACCGGTTTCGAAAGAGAACTCACTCCGCGGGCACATCCCCTACCATTTCCCATCAGAAGACCCCCTCACAGTCTTCAGTGGCTTCTATTGAGGAATATACAGAGATGATGCCCGCTGCCTACCCACCAGGAGGTGGCACTGGAGGCCGACTACCCGGCTACCGGCATTCTGCCTTCGTGCCCACCCACTCCTATCCTGAAGAGGGTCTAGAGATGCACCACTTGGAACGTCGTGGAGGCCACCACCGTCCAGACACCTCCAACCTCCACACCGATGATGGTTACATGCCCATGTCTCCTGGGGTGGCTCCAGTGCCCAGCAACCGCAAAGGAAATGGGGACTATATGCCCATGAGCCCTAAGAGTGTATCTGCCCCACAGCAGATCATTAACCCCACCAGACGCCACCCACAGAGAGTGGACCCCAATGGCTACATGATGATGTCGCCCAGTGGTAGTTGCTCCCCTGACATTGGAGGTGGAtccagcagcagtggcagcatcAGCACAGCCCCTTCTGGGAGCAGCTATGGGAAGCCATGGACAAATGGAGTAGGGGGGCACCACACCCACGCCCTTCCTCATGCCAAACCCCCTGTTGAGAGCGGTGGTGGTAAGCTCTTGCCTTGCACAGGTGACTACATGAACATGTCACCAGTGGGAGATTCCAACACCAGCAGTCCCTCAGAATGCTACTATGGCCCAGAAGACCCCCAGCACAAGCCAGTCCTCTCCTACTACTCATTGCCAAGGTCCTTTAAGCACACCCAGCGCCCTGGAGAGCCAGAGGAGGGGGCCAGGCACCAGCGACTTCGCCTCTCTTCCAGCTCTGGACGCCTTCGCTATACAGCAACTGCCGAAgattcctcctcttccaccagcAGCGACAGCCTGGGTGGGGGTTACTGTGGGGCCAGGCCAGAGTCTAGCCTCCCACATCCCCACCACCATGTCTTGCAGCCCCATCTGCCTCGAAAGGTAGACACGGCTGCGCAGACCAACAGCCGCCTGGCTCGACCCACAAGGCTGTCCTTGGGGGATCCCAAAGCAAGCACCTTACCCCGGGTGCGAGAGCAGCCGCAGTCTTCCCTGCATCCCCCCGAGCCCAAAAGCCCGGGAGAATATGTGAATATTGAATTCGGGAGTGGCCAGCCTGGCTATTTAGCTGGCTCAGCAACTTCCCGTAGCTCTCCTTCAGTTCGATGTCCACCCCAGCTCCACCCAGCTCCCAGAGAAGAGGCTGGCTCAGAAGAGTATATGAACATGGACTTGGGGCCAGGCCGGAGGGCAGCCTGGCAGGAGAGTGGTGGAGTTGAGTTGGGCAGAGTAGGCCCTGCACCTCCAGGGGCTGCTACCATTTGCAGGCCCACCCGATCGGTGCCAAATAACCGTGGTGACTACATGACCATGCAGATAGGTTGTCCTCGTCAAAACTATGTGGATACCTCACCAGTGGCCCCAGTCAGCTATGCTGACATGCGGATAGGCATTGCTGCAGAGAAGGTGAGCTTGCCTAGAACCCCAGGAGTtgctcctcctccatcctccacagcctctgcttctgttACTTCTCAAGGAGCAGCTGAACAGGCTGCTCACTCTTCCTTGCTGGGAGGCCCTCAGGGACCTGGGGGCATGAGTGCATTCACCAGGGTGAACCTCAGTCCCAACCATAACCAGAGTGCCAAAGTGATTCGCGCAGACACTCAAGGGTGCCGGAGGAGGCATAGCTCTGAGACCTTCTCAGCACCTACTCGGGCTGGTAACAACACAGTGTCCTTTGGAGCAGGGGCTGCAGTAGGGGGCAGCGGTGGTGGAGGTGAGGATGTAAAACGCCACAGCTCTGCATCCTTTGAGAATGTGTGGCTGAGACCTGGGGATCTCGGGGGAGCCTCCAAGGAGTCGACTCCAGTGTGTGGGGCTGCTGGGGGTTTGGAGAAGAGTCTTAACTACATAGACCTGGATTTGGCCAAGGACGTTAAGCAGCGCTCTCAGGACTGTCCCTCTCAGCAGCAGTCCctaccaccccctccccctcaccaGCCCTTAGGCAGCAATGAGGGCAGCTCCCCAAGACGCTCCAGTGAGGATTTAAGCACCTATGCCAGCATCAGCTTCCAGAAGCAGCCAGAGGACCGTCAATAGCTTAACTGGACATCACAGCAGGTGCGTTTTACGGTGGCAGAGTCAGAAGACAAAAGTGCTTTTACCATGGGGTGCTTGAGTTCTGttcttttccctccttctcttctctctcactccTTCCCACAGTGTCCTTGGGGAGGATACACTTTCAGGAggtgttgggggtgggagggatggaTGGGTCAGGGTACACAGATGCTCACCTCACAGTGACACCTGGCAGATAGTCAAAGAAATGTGTTTGGAGCAGCCACAGAAGGGCTTCTGTATTTGAGAATTCCCAAGTGTAGAACTTGCTGCAGCATTGTGAAACTTTAGGTTCTATAAAACCAGTTCTGAGGTTTGACGAGTTCCTTCCTAGGACTCAGtcttttctatctcaaaagtttcCTTTTGACTAAATATTAAGGCCAGCCCCTGGCAGGGGCAATTCTACCAAAAATACTTGGCTATTACGGAGGCTAAAGAGCCCTTATTTTTAAGATCCTTTCTCAGAGTTCTGAAGGGCAAGCTTACCGAGTGGCTGTGTGTACTTTTGTTCTGTGATTTCACAGTACCAAAGCAGTTGTAAACAGCAGCAAGTTTTATTCAGGCTTTCTTAAAAAGATTCATGAGAGTAAGAGCTTTTTAGGCACAAGTATTTATAGAGAAATCCCCTCTCTGATCTCCAAAGAAAGTAATTGTGGggcccattttctttttgttcttgtacTAGGATTCATGAAATGTTCTTCACACACGGACCTACTATCTTGCAGGCATGG
The Apodemus sylvaticus chromosome 9, mApoSyl1.1, whole genome shotgun sequence DNA segment above includes these coding regions:
- the Irs1 gene encoding insulin receptor substrate 1: MASPPDTDGFSDVRKVGYLRKPKSMHKRFFVLRAASEAGGPARLEYYENEKKWRHKSSAPKRSIPLESCFNINKRADSKNKHLVALYTRDEHFAIAADSEAEQDSWYQALLQLHNRAKAHHDGAGGGCGGSCSGSSGVGEAGEDLSYDTGPGPAFKEVWQVILKPKGLGQTKNLIGIYRLCLTSKTISFVKLNSEAAAVVLQLMNIRRCGHSENFFFIEVGRSAVTGPGEFWMQVDDSVVAQNMHETILEAMRAMSDEFRPRSKSQSSSSCSNPISVPLRRHHLNNPPPSQVGLTRRSRTESITATSPASMVGGKPGSFRVRASSDGEGTMSRPASVDGSPVSPSTNRTHAHRHRGSSRLHPPLNHSRSIPMPSSRCSPSATSPVSLSSSSTSGHGSTSDCLFPRRSSASVSGSPSDGGFISSDEYGSSPCDFRSSFRSVTPDSLGHTPPARGEEELSNYICMGGKGASTLTAPNGHYILSRGGNGHRYIPGANLGTSPALTGDEAAGAADLDNRFRKRTHSAGTSPTISHQKTPSQSSVASIEEYTEMMPAAYPPGGGTGGRLPGYRHSAFVPTHSYPEEGLEMHHLERRGGHHRPDTSNLHTDDGYMPMSPGVAPVPSNRKGNGDYMPMSPKSVSAPQQIINPTRRHPQRVDPNGYMMMSPSGSCSPDIGGGSSSSGSISTAPSGSSYGKPWTNGVGGHHTHALPHAKPPVESGGGKLLPCTGDYMNMSPVGDSNTSSPSECYYGPEDPQHKPVLSYYSLPRSFKHTQRPGEPEEGARHQRLRLSSSSGRLRYTATAEDSSSSTSSDSLGGGYCGARPESSLPHPHHHVLQPHLPRKVDTAAQTNSRLARPTRLSLGDPKASTLPRVREQPQSSLHPPEPKSPGEYVNIEFGSGQPGYLAGSATSRSSPSVRCPPQLHPAPREEAGSEEYMNMDLGPGRRAAWQESGGVELGRVGPAPPGAATICRPTRSVPNNRGDYMTMQIGCPRQNYVDTSPVAPVSYADMRIGIAAEKVSLPRTPGVAPPPSSTASASVTSQGAAEQAAHSSLLGGPQGPGGMSAFTRVNLSPNHNQSAKVIRADTQGCRRRHSSETFSAPTRAGNNTVSFGAGAAVGGSGGGGEDVKRHSSASFENVWLRPGDLGGASKESTPVCGAAGGLEKSLNYIDLDLAKDVKQRSQDCPSQQQSLPPPPPHQPLGSNEGSSPRRSSEDLSTYASISFQKQPEDRQ